The Lolium rigidum isolate FL_2022 chromosome 1, APGP_CSIRO_Lrig_0.1, whole genome shotgun sequence region tagtgcacaagttttcatggagaaacaagattttatgtggcgtgtacaaaaaagacaaaaaaatgtcctgtacgtagtcgtgttatagcatcaaaatttgtcttttttactggagccacaaatttttatatattttttttaaaacttgtgtacgaacataaaatgtgtagatgtacatgaaattttttaatttagaattttttgacacttcaaaatgtagattcacacaatgagagcaaatgctcctatgagccaaagtgaatatcccaatAAAAGCTTCTAAGAACGTGCAAAACCAAGAGCACAAAAATGAAGTAGTGTAACTTGAAACTGAAGACTGAGCTAAAAATAACAGATAAAACTGAGCTAAACAATGAACCCCGTTGATTTGCACCTCCTTCCGTCTCAGCATAGGCATGTGACCCCGTCTCAtcctgctacttttcagtacCTCTCTCTTTCTTGATGAAATCATGTACCACTTCAACACAATGTCTTGATCTGCAAAATTCTCGATGGTTTTAGCAAAAACTGACAGAAAACCCCATACTGAGAAACTGTGCAGGTAGGGACAGATAACACTAAAGAAATGACTGGCAAATTAAGCTCTTCAACCTCGAAACTGAATTGGCAAAAGGATACAACAAATCCAATTCTTTGTCCACGTGGCTTGCCATGCCGTGAGAGACGCCCCATGAGACACCTACCTCTTATTCAGTAAAAGTATCAAACTCTTGCTCCTAGAAACCCAACAAGCAAATACAACTTCTAAGAACGTGCAAACCTAGAGCACATATATGAAGTGGTGTAACTTGAAACCGAAGACTGAGGTAACAAGCAAATCACACACAATGAATGAGATTAACAAGAAAATGAAGACTAAAACTAAGAAGCTGAGACTGAGAAAAAATGAATGATAAAATGATTAAACTTAAGAGGAAAAACTGAGAGATAATAAAGATAAGAGAATGACCTAGGCTGAGACTGAGAATAACACACAAGTTACACCAGTTCATATATGTGCTCTAGGTTTGCACGTTATTAAAACAGTGAGAGAATAAGTCAAGTAGAGACGAAATCTGAGACAGAGACAAACTGAAGAAAAGACTgaactagaaaaagaatgaagagtGAGGAGTGAGGACTGATGAAAGAGAGTGAAGACTGAAGAAAAAAAAGAGTGGAGACTGAGAGAGTGATTATGACCATTTAGAAGAAAGATACTGAGAAAGACCGATCAAAAAGGAATGATGAAGAAAGAGTGATTAAGATATTATAAAGAATAAAAATGAACAAAATGAAGAAAGAATAACTGAGAACTGAATAAAAAGTAAAGTATATAGGGCTGAATAAAATAAGAGAATGAGTAAAGAATGAAGACAAAAGACAAGAATGAAGAAAAAACTGAAGACTGAGAGAATCACAATATCTGAAAATGAAGTAATGAAATTACCGAGAGACTAAATAACAAAATGAATGAATGAAAGACTCAGCCAAGTAAACTCAACTTTTGTGGATTAATTGCCGTGAGTGATGTCAGCCAACTAACTCTGAAGAAAAGACTGAGCTAAAAAGGAAGACTAAGAAAATAAGCTGAGCTAATAAAAGACTGACATTGACAAACAGAGAAAACTCTGTTTGGAGGTTTGGAGTCTTTGGAGTGTTCAAAGAGCACTCCATTACTCCATTTTTTGGACAAGTGTTCAGTACGCATCTAGGTGTGCAGAAACAAGAAGAGGCATGAAGAAACAAAGTGAGGGGGAATTATGTGCTGGTACGTGAGATGAGCAAATTGATACTTCAGTCAATTGACCCGCACATGCACATGCTCGCTCACGTATACGAGGAAAACAACAGCTAATTAAGCTGAGATGGCAAAACCAATGGGAATTAATCCATCTCGTTTCCCAAATCATCTGCTCTCCTTCTATCTATTACATCCACCTGACACACTGACATCCCTATCACTAACAGGAGTAACAAAAAGGAAAACTGAACCGATTCAGACAATGCAAAACCTACATGAAATTCAGTTAAAAACATGCAAATAATGGGCTACCTAAAAACAGCTACGAGATGATTTGCAGAGGTGCTCTGTGTGTGTGCTTAATATATCTTGATATTACTCCACCATGAGAGGTCAGAACAACTGAACGGAGGTTCCCGACAGacgacaacttaatcaaatgaacTAGGTAGAATCATACGAACAGCCAAACAAACAAAATCACGGGGGCCTCACATCGACTACGAACAAATCCATGTATTCGCGTTCCCCTGTACAACTAAGAACAACAATACACCAGATCGGCGCACAAAATCCTACATGTCTGCAAGCGGGAAACAGAGAGAGGTTAAACGACTAAGAAACGTACCCACGCCGCCGACGAGGCAAGCTCCGACCACTTCCTCGAAACGATGGCAGCTCGCTGGACCTTCGCTATGGAGGACACCAGATCCTCTGCCTCTACGCAGCCCCATGCTTCTCACAACAAAGCCGGAAGGAGAACCCAGCAGACTATTCCCAACACCTCGCTCTGGTAGCATTCCCGATTCAACCGCCGCGGAAGGACCAGCCCCTCCGCCGGGCTCAGAGGCCACCACCACGACACTGCCTCTCCCCTGAGAGGAAAGGGGAAAGTGACCCTAAAATTTAAGCCGAGAAAAATTATAAATAAACCGGCCTAAAAACCGGTAGGAACAAAAGACGCGGGCGGCTTGGCCGTGCTGACTTCAAGATTCGCAACAGACTTAAGAATGAACGGCAACCGATCTGACTTAAAGCGAATTGCGTTTTCATCTAGCTGAAAATTAGGAAAAGTGTAATCCTTAGTTGATTGTTTCTCCATCTTACCTTTTTCTACTCCACACCCCCTAAGATTCCAAATGAGACAAGTGAATTGGCTGTAATTTTGtttgcaagtaaaataaaagttGGAACCTCCCCTAACCCCACTATCTGCCCCTACCAAACATAGCCAACCCCTCCAAATCCCCAAATAATTATCCCCCGAAAATCGGTTAGCAGAAGAAGCGTGGGAGATAGTCGTCTTCTCCCGTCTTCAGCTCACTCGCTCCAGATCTCCTCCTCCCACCCCAGATCTCAACAACCTCGACCAGGGCTACGCCCCCGCCGAAACCCTACCTCGCGCCCCCCTGCCGCGCAGGCCGGGCTGCGCCGCCATGGGCATCGTGTTCACGCGGCTCTTCTCGTCGTTGTTCGGGAACCGCGAGGCCCGCATCCTCGTCCTCGGCCTGGACAATGCCGGAAAGACGACCATTCTCTGTAAGCGCGCCCGAACACTTCTCCCTCCCGAGTCTCCCGCGGCTCCGCCTTGGATCCGTGCTTCTGTTCGTTGGGGTTTCTGAATTCTGATCCATGTGTGTTGTGGCTCGCAGATCGGCTGCAGATGGGAGAGGTCGTCTCCACCATCCCAAGTGGGTTTCCTGTTCTCGTGTGTGCATTTCTTTTGATGGGTATGTGTCGAGCATAGATTTGACGTCATGTGTGTGTCTTGCTGCAGCGATCGGGTTCAACGTGGAGACGGTCCAGTACAACAACATCAAATTCCAAGTTTGGGATCTCGGTGAGTCATACATATACCGTCGCTCTTCATTTGAATGCTCGCTTTCGGATTAACGGACGACAATTCAGATAGGCATATCACCCAGAGCTCAATCCTGGTATAATTCGGAGGTATAACTAACACTGGTAAAACCACACAAGTTGAAGTTGGTTAGGATTGACAGACCAACCTTAATGCTGTCTTGACATATGTGAAAAACATCAAGTAGAGCTGGATGATTTGTTGCGTGTTGCCAATGTGGTCTCATTTTTTGAATATCACCTTGGAGTTTTACCTTATGTTTAATCCAATTAAAATGGGGCTTAGGTAACTGATATGATGCTTAAAGTAGTGGGCCTAATTATGGTGCCTTGTGGAAGTTCTCTCATAACCAAAAATGGGCTTTGAAGCAAAACATATGGTCCGAGTATGATTCCCTCGAGCGTATTATTTCATTTCATTTATTATGAATAAATTGATGCTCAACCTTTCTGAGCTTATTTTGTAATTTTCTATCTTTAGTATGCTGCACGaattgaaaataatattttttgtgtttcCTGAATATATTTTGTTGTTTCCTGCATGGATAAAAGCTGCTGTCCTCCATTTCTGTTAGTGCTGTAATTGTTTTGGTTTTTAACATGAATTTTATTCTCAACAGGTGGCCAAACAAGCatcaggtacattctcttcacgaTCATTATTCAAATCCGAACTCTTTCGTATGATGTGCTAATTATTTTGTTCAACTTATATCTGTTTTCAGTAATTCTACCTTTTTTGTCAATCATTTAAGTTTAGGTGCTTACAATATTCTTATCACACTTTTCAGTCTCTAGAACCTAAATCATGACCTTGCAGTAGCAAGGTTACATTAGGCGGTAGGTGCTAAGCTAGTGGTAGGCATCTGCCTAGTGCAATCATCGCTTAAGCAGCACCTAGGTGGTGCTCTGTACGTACATGGCAGGAGGGTGGCTGGGTGCATTTTTCAGAGCATATAAGATCCAATCTTGGTACAATATTGGCCCAATAAGTATGGAACCCTAGCTTTACCAGCCCAATCTTAACCATCAACATGTTCTATTCTGAACCATGCATCTCCtctcctctttctttttctctcacCTGCTACCTACCAGGCACACATCGACTGCAGCAATAAAGTTGCTGCAACTCTTCCACAGACTCCTGCTTCCACCCCCTCCTTCCCCGCCTATGCCCCCTCCTTTGCTGCCTCCGCCTCTTCTCCCCACAGCCATCACCGCCAGAGTACCTCGTCGGCTGCCTAATCGACCGCCTAGGGCCAAAGCGAGGCATTTTTCCTCCACCGGTGCCTAGGTGTGCTTAAGAGTGTGCGGAGGAGCACCTAATTTTTCATTGTGCTGTAGTATTTTCTTTTCCAAGGCCTGAATCTGAGAAGACCCTGTAGATTTAAGTTAAAATTCTATTCCGCTACTACCTTTCACCTGTTGGCTGTTTTGCTTTAATCTCTGAGATATGTAATTGTAGTTGAAACTACTTTAGTATGCCTATCTGGATTGTTGTCATTGCCAGTTGATTTGTATACCATCAGTGCCACTGGATCGTTTTGAGAAGTATTAGTCTTGTAATGGTTCCATTTTATTCTTTTCATTCTTTGGAGTAAGGGTGAGTGCTAAATAATGGCCTGGTGTGTGATCTTTTAAATCTTAATAATTCATGTCAGTTTCGATAATTCTATAGAACTGTAAAATTAAGAGAGGCTAGTGAGTATGACTATACAGTCTCAGCTAGAATTCTGATATCTGCCCTGCATCTGTTTACCATCAGAATGAGAAATGCGTAGTCTATAGCTGTCATGACACTTCATAAATTTTCTACTTCTATATTATTTTTCTTGTGATTGTTTATAGGCCATACTGGAGATGCTACTTTCCAAACACTCaagctatcatatatgttgtcgaTTCAAGTGATACTGATAGGCTGGTAACTGCAAAAGAAGAATTTCATTCCATCCTTGAGGTATGCAAAGTGAATGAGTCTTCTGATTTATATCACATTTAATATGCATTTCCTGCGATGCACATTAGTAGTACAAAGATTAAAGTATTCCTCGCAAATAAGATGATTATTAATGCTGATTGTACAATAGCATCACATGACCTTTTAATCAATTTGAAGTGATTGAGTAGGAATGTGGTAGAATCTCAGCAGGTTAAATAAATCCGCTGTATTTAGAAGATCATTTTGCTTGCTTTGATCTGGAATTTCTCACTGCTTGGTTGACTGGatgatttcaacatcaattaCACGCTGTAAATATGAATTAGGGATACCTTTTTTTCCTAATGCGTGATGCCACTCAAACAACTTGCGTAGCACAAGTTCTTTGAATGACCCTGATCTTCTGAGCCAGATCTACTTATTGTAGAATAGCCAGGATGTAAATTATTTCTCGAAATAATTCATCTGATCGCTCATCAATTGGATATGCGTCCTGATTGTGTGCGCTGTACATGGCAGGAGGATGAGCTGAAAGGTGCGGTTGTCCTTGTGTACGCAAATAAACAGGTGAATAAGCTAAACATTTTCAATTTTGTTTACTGTTCTGAAATTGGTATAATTACCTGGACATCGCCACTATTCTCAGAACTTTCATACAAAGTTCTAGTAATTTATGATTTGCACCATACCTGCAGAGTATTCTCATTTTTTGCATTACATGTTCTCCTCATTTTGTCTAGTAACAAGACACCTGCCTTGTTTTGAGTTTTCATAAATAATCTTTCATTGGGCAAACCATGACACTTGAATGCTCGTTTACTGGGAATTGAATGCATCAAAATGAATTTGTAATCTTTCATATACTTGGTGGCTGCAGGTTGCTCCATATCCTGTTTCCTCTGTTGTATCTTAACTAATTCAATCTTGTGATGTATATTCTTATTCAGGACCTGCCAGGTGCACTTGATGATGCTGCCATAACGGAGTCATTAGAACTTCACAAGATTAAGAGCCGCCAATGGTCAATTTTCAAAACCTCTGCCATAAAAGGGAGGGCCTTTTTGAAGGCTTGGACTGGTACGTTctgtaaaactttcttttcttgagtgACGCTAGAAAGATGCCTAAGCCCAACAAACAATCTGGCAAGACTGGCTAAATGATTTCAAAAGAAAAATGATACCAATCAGGACTAGCCCTTGGTGTCATATTTTTATAGAAGAAGGCTCCTTGGTGAGAATAATTCCAATAATTCACTCCCAAGGGGAGTTGAACTCTAGTTGATGATGCTGCCATAACGGAGTCATTAGAACTTCACAAGATTAAGAGCCGCCAATGGTCAATTTTCAAAACCTCTGCCATAAAAGGGGAGGGCCTTTTTGAAGGCTTGGACTGGTACGTTctgtaaaactttcttttcttgagtgACGCTAGAAAGATGCCTAAGCCCAACAAACAATCTGGCAAGACTGGCTAAATGATTTCAAAAGAAAAATGATACCAATCAGGACTAGCCCTTGGTGTCATATTTTTATAGAAGAAGGCTCCTTGGTGAGAATAATTCCAATAATTCACTCCCAAGGGGAGTTGAACTCTAGTTGTTGGTGCGCCACTGCAACCTCAACCACTAGGCCTGTGCCTCACCCTGTGGCTAAATGGTTTCAGCAAATAAATCATTTCACATAAGGATCTATTTTCTCATGTGGATCTCTATCTAACCAGTTGGCAGCTGTCTGATGGATTCCTTAAACACTGAACTTCAGTAACGAGCTGTCTGATATTAGTTCGTTATTGTTGCTGCAGGCTCAGTAATACGCTCAAATCTGGAAGCAGCTAATGTACGTGCCTCAGCCTCCATTGAGTGAATTATTGCATGATGGTAAACAACACAAGACGGTGACACCCTTCACCTCACTAGTTTGCGTGGAAATCACATTCTCTTCATTTTTAACTCCGGAAGTTCTACACCATCAGTTATCTGTAAAGTGCTTGTTGAAGTTTCCGGATACAACTCTAGATGTACCTTCATATTGAGAGCAAGAATAGGTTTGTAGAAAATACTGAGCAAACTGTTACGACTCGAAAGCTGTGTCTTTACCCGTATATCTTGTCTGATGCCATTTTCTTATCCATGATTGAATGCTCCCAATTTTCCCTGTGTCTTGTTCACACGTTTTACTCGGAATGAGATGGTGTTTCCGACTGGGACCAGATCGGATGCTTACACGTGTTCAAATATACCAATCCCAAGCCAGTAACAACTGAAATCCGATCATGTGATTAACCATGACGTTGTACTTTCGACCTTAAGTACTGGGCAAATAACCTGGCTTGCCCTGTTCAACACTTAAGCCACACAGCTgttgatctcaaaaaaaaaaaagccacacAGCTGTTCGCAAAAAGTGAAAGCAGTTAACTAACATTATGTTTTGAACACTGTCGAAGAGAAGCAAATCAAGTGGCACACCGACTAGCTAAATTTTTGTTTGATTCAAATTCGTACACTGTAGTACTAAAAAAAAAGTTGGGATGATGCTCCACCTGgctttgttattccctttgtgctCGATGGTGTAACTCTGTTGGCTTCTAAATAAAATGCGTTGAACTATTTTCCTTAAAAAGGAAAAACATCAAGCCCATTTTAGGACGTTAAGAGCGGCAGGGTGGTTAGaaacctttttctttttctttttgatcaTAGCATGGTTAAAATTTCGATGGTTGAATAGTGCTGGATATATAGAGATTAGGAGTAGCTCTACCTTAAATTAATATATTGAAAACCAACTAACATGAAACGAAAAAATAACAAGCATACCAGAAAAGGAAATGAAACACAACTTGATCTTCGTACCATTGTCCAGCCTTGCGATCCGCTGATAGGGAGGTGGAGTTGGTGAAGAAGACACCACTGAGGGACTCGTACCATCGACAACCTGAGGCCAAGCAAAGCATAGTCTCTCTGTTCACAATTACCTTGCGTTCTATATTTGGCCAAAGGAAACTATGGTAAGATTTAACCAAATATTTAAGAGAAAATAACATCTCAACTGAACCATCATAGAatgtatttttatattatatggaTTTAGTAGTATGAATGTTGATAGTAAttttttttatagttttatcaaattttataaatttttaaCTTTGATCAAATCTACAACATAAAGTAAATAAAAATGAGCGTAAAGTAAATAAAAACCGAGGGAGCATGCTTAAGGCATGAGTAATGGTGGCATATATGCTTGCTACTTCCCCAGATAGTTGAGGCAATCTCTTGTACCATTACATGCAACCCACATGGTGCCTCCTATGTTGTGACTGTTCTCTTTTTTATTTACACTAGACCATAatagcgcgcgttgctgcgcccgtccttCTTAACATAAATAAATGGAATTGTCATAAATATATGGGTAAAATACATGGACGTTCCAAATTTCAAATAATATTCCGCTTAACGTTATGGTTGGTTAACTCCCGTTGTTGTTGCTATCAGATATATCTCTATCTCTGCTACCTAGAAAGAACGAACTTGTTCTGTTTTCTCCCGTTCGTCCTTCGTCGTGCGGCTCTTGCCCCACTCCTCATTCGCGACCTTGTACCCGCCCACCCGCAAACGGCGGTGGTTTCTCCAGCGCCCCGATGAGGAATTTTTGATCAATCAAACCGTCGCTGCAGTCGCCATCTTTCCTCCACTACATCAGCCCCACCTCGACAAGGATGAGGGCATGCTCTTTTTTGCCCACTGCGCCTCGTCGTTGCACCCATGATCTCAAGCTCGACGGGATATCCCTAACAGAGATGCACCACCGCCATGTTATACCTTCTACCATCTCGTTCTTCCCTCCCACTTCTTGCATCCCGCATGGTCTCCGACTCAAGTGTTGCATCTGGTTGACATGGAGGATGTTGAAGTCACCATTCGTGCAGCCGCCGGTGGAGGTTAGGGAGAGGGTGGGTTAAACGGCTCCCTGAGCTCCTTGATGGGCTGAAGCCGGCATCAATGCGGCGGCAACACTTGAGCGCGAGACAGGTCTCTCAACCTGCTGTTTGTATCTTACTTTCTGGTACGCTCCTTCTACCACTCATCCTCTATCTTTCTTTGTATCATATTTGGCCTATCAAAATCTAGGGCTGGTTGGGAGACATTCGGAGCATTAAGTTTAGGGTTTACTGTTACTTCAGATTTAGTTTTTCATCATAAATGTTATATCATTTTTTTACCATTTCGTTTCATTCAGATACTATGCGGTTAGCTTCTGTAAATTTAAATTTCTGTAGAGTTTCGGTTGTCAAAATTGATGTTAGTTATTTTCCATGGCCTAGTGAGCTTTAACTACAATATCCTTTAGTCTTGCAGTTTTTCCATCAAGTTTCATTGTCTACTACTTCGGCATATTCAGGGATGAACAAATGTGTACAAGCGGAGAGTTTAATTATGCTGAAACAGATGATTATACGTTCAGAACTGGAGTTAAACTTGGAGTGATAGGATGCTAAATGAGGTCCAGCTCTCATACTGCCATCTTTAAGATTTCAGTGAATTCCATAGATAAACTTAACCTATCAATATGACTACAGCAGATATTAAGAGATATTTCTTACAGAGCTCAAGCAGAGTACTGAACTCACATAACTCTATGCAACGGTGTACAACAATTTGCAATACCTTTTGTTCCGATGAAACCAACCAGATGTGGTATCCATTAGATAAAAACAATGTTATAACCAACTTCATAAGAATGATAAATTTAATCCTAACAATTACACTTTTAGTTCAGTATTCCAGTCCAGCTCACTTGTTTCATATGGTAATTGAAACATCTGTTATAAATCGTAGTGAAGTCGTCTTCCTTCTGACAACAATGTTTCACGAgtggatttttttaaaataagaTCTTGCAATTT contains the following coding sequences:
- the LOC124690638 gene encoding ADP-ribosylation factor 3-like encodes the protein MGIVFTRLFSSLFGNREARILVLGLDNAGKTTILYRLQMGEVVSTIPTIGFNVETVQYNNIKFQVWDLGGQTSIRPYWRCYFPNTQAIIYVVDSSDTDRLVTAKEEFHSILEEDELKGAVVLVYANKQDLPGALDDAAITESLELHKIKSRQWSIFKTSAIKGEGLFEGLDWLSNTLKSGSS